The segment ggctTTGATATATTCTGAGTGTTACAAATCACACGCCATCAAAACCAGATGACAGAACAAGAAATACTGCCAGCATCTGTGCACTCTACCCATCACTTCACTAAagctttatcattattattattattagcttatcattattaaaatatttttttttaacttgaccTAGATGATGGAAGTGCTCAAAATCTGGGTTTACCTCTTTTACACCCTTATTCCTGCAGCTTCAAGAAACAGGAGCTATCCACTCCAAAGTGTGATTGGCTTGCCGTGGCCCCAGAACCCTAAAAGTTCAGGATACTAAATCTGGAGGCCTGTGAGAGCCAGGGGGCGGGTCCTGGCCGCCCCGTTTAAAGTGTGTCTCAACTCTCACTTGACGTCTAGTCTCTCTGTTGGGGTGCACACGGATTGACCACTCCTTTGGGCTTTTTTTCCGTGGATATCTGGGGGGAAAAGCTAATCCACAAGCATGGTAAGATCAATCATTTGCGCAAACACCCGGTTGCTCTATTCCAAGTTGATCAGCCAACCATCAATAAAGTTAACCTTATAGGCCTATAGTGATAGCCATTGTGTACGGTTGTTTTATAAAGTCATGTGATTATTGAATATTTAATTGACAAACCAGCATGTTGTCTCTTGATGTAATTTTGGAAAAGATTTTATTATTCTGGACAGTTGGTTTTCTTTTAAGATGAGTGTGAAACATCATTTCTCTCACTAaggttttataaaaaaaaaaaaaaaatcattttttaaaaaagggaacCAATGTAGCATTTGATAGAATTTGACGCATATTTTGGTGGAATTCAGAGCAACACAAATGGCAGATTGTTTTAATCCTTGGAGAAAGCTAACACTCAGTGCGGTTGAGGAGCGGGGAGGGTGGCAGGCATCAAGGTGCGGATTCTGCTTGGGCGACAAATTCCTCAGGATTGGATGTCTGCACTGCCATATACAGCGAGCCTAATGTGTTGAGCCTGAAATAGCCCGGCTAATTTTCACCAACCTCCAGAAGTAGCCCAGTGGAATTCCTGCTGAGACGTACTCACTCTATACTTCCATATGATCTAACTGATGTTAAAGCATGGGATTATCACATACAGTCCCACCTTAACAAAAATCTCCTACCACTATTAATTGTGCTACTTAGTAGTTAATGTACAGACCTAATGAGCCTAGTGTActtcattgcattttaatttagGTTAATATTAATATCTTAGGTTATCCCAATCATAGCATAAGGCCTCGATGTGATAACTATTCTTACCGCGGCCTATATGTGTTTATGCACTCACTCGTTTATTGTGACTTATGTTTTGTAGCCAATATTATATGGGCTGACATTTTTTGCCGGATCATTTTGGGTCTATAGTCTAATAGTTCCATATATTTTAAACGTTTGCTGGTATATCTTTATAGTTAAGAACTTAAAAAGTTGTTATAGGTTCACCAGGTCTTTTTTCATAAGGGTAGGCTGCACTAATTTCGTCGACCTCATACTATATACGCAGATGGTTTTTCTAGCAGGGAATATAGAATAGATGAAATATATAAAAGCCATATGTTTTAGTGGTGCTGAAATGTAGGCTGTATGTGAAGTGACAGTGTGGCCCCTGTTTTCTTTCAGACTGACGCGCAACAAGAGGCCCGCTCCTACCTGAGCGAGGAGATGCTTGCTGGTGAGTGAAGGCCTCGGCCTTGCAAGTAACGCGTTACTCTGGCGTTCCAGTAATGGAGTGATAGCGAATTGGGCTAGTATGAAACTAGGCAAAATGTTAGGGGATATAACTAGCCTCCTGTAATGAAATACTGCTCCAGGGGAATCAGGTCTAAAAGCAAAGCAGTGGCATCACTTTTGAGATAAATGAGAAACAACGAGGCAAATTGCAACCATATATGATTAAAGCAAAATTATGTAATTTTCATCGAACTAAACTGATCATTTGTTGTGGCCCTGATATTGATATGGCCTCCTCTCTGTCCAGAGTTCAAGGCTGCCTTCGACATGTTCGACACTGACGGTGGCGGTGATATCAGCACCAAGGAGTTGGGTACCGTGATGAGGATGCTGGGGCAAAACCCGACAAGAGAGGAGTTGGATGAGATCATTGAGGAGGTCGATGAGGACGGTGAGCTACGGATAATATAAAATTACGTATCAGATAACATATCTTATAATGTATATTACTGTATGCGATAATTAAGTTTGCCCTTTACGCACACGGAATGAACTTGCACACTTTGAAGGCCTTCAGCCTAACTTCAGTTAAGTAATTTGCAACCTAAATGTTATGCACACCCGCTTAGAGGCCAAATAAATCCAATTTCTTGGCGCAAGTTGGGCAAAGTAATCTAATCTGTCTCCCACAGACGCCCACATCTGAGTGGAAGCACTCATCTGTTTCATTCACGTTTAGCATCATGTTGATAGTTGTGCGTAAATGTGCGACCTTTTCCTTTACGCACAAGGAACGAGGCGCTTTGACAAGCTGTGTTGCGGGCCTTTATCGGCCTGATCCAGGTTAACAAGTCATGTGACTTTACTCTAACCCTCAGGTAGCGGTACCATCGACTTCGAGGAGTTCTTGGTCATGATGGTGAGGCTGCTAAAGGAGGACCAGGCTGGCAAGAGCGAGGAAGAGTTGGCAGAGTGCTTCCGTGTGTTCGACAAGTACGTTCAAGTCCACGGTGTTACGGTGCACCTATGGGTGTTTTAGTATCTTGTTTTCATAACTTAAAGCATTTGTAACCCAATCGTCCTTCCTGTTTGCTAGGAACGCCGACGGCTACATCGACAGAGAAGAGTTCGCCCTCATCATCCGCAGCACCGGCGAGTCCATCACAGAGGATGAGATTGATGAGCTGCTGAAGGATGGAGACAAGAACGCCGATGGCATGCTGGACTTTGACGGTAcgtggagatgatgatgatgatgatgatgatgatgatgatgatgatgatgatgatggtggtggtagtggtaaACATGATTAAGCACTAATTACTGTTCCAGTTTGGAACAGTCACTAAATAAAAATCACTATAACAGGCCTATTCACTATAAGGGAGTAATGTTCTCTTAATGAGTTTATAGTTACTTTACTGTACCTgtggtgttttattgtttatctatctttctatccaTCTCAAGGTAGCACTGTTATATCTCTAAAATATTCCACGAGTCATAGTGAGTTTGATCTGTTGATCTGACCCTGCACTTTCCATTTCAGTAATGCTTTTCCATCTTGTCTTACTTTTCCAGAATTCCTCAAGATGATGGAGAACGTGCAGTAAAACCAGAAAAGACTCATGGAcattcctcctccccctttgtCCCCCTGCTGAACATATCTGATCCTCCATCGACCTACCCAAACCATcctcccccccttccccccCTCCTGTCCACCCGGTTCACTGCCTCTCTTCTCCATCCTACTAGACAGCCTCAACAGACAGCTAGGGCACCCAGTGGGGGTCGAAAGCTGGGCCACACCTTTCCCCAGCTCGCTTGTGAATGTAGACAGCCCATTGATGCTGTGCTCAAACCACTCTACCACAGGACGGCAAGGCTGGAGTGTGAAGttcaccacacactcacacctttGTGGTATAACCGGCATAGCAGGCGCTTGATTTCAGTGACCCCCTCCTATATACTCTGCTGGGAAAAGTTTTATCTAGATGTAGTCTAGATAGATCTGCAGCCTGTTACCTGCTGCGTAGACCAAGTAATTCAACCACATCACTGTACAAAAAGTTAATTTGCTTgaacagaagataataaatgaTTTAACACATGCTCTCTTGTAGTTGGTGTGACATTTACGACCTGTAAGATTTTGTTTTGAGGAATATTaataaaatctgtttgtttctattttttctattttgtttgatCCACAGCCACTTTTTATCTATTCTAGCAACTAACTGGGTGTTCTTCAAACAGGCTTGTTAATGTGAGGGCTTTTTCTGAGCCATGCAGTATGTTTCAGGACATGCCGAGCA is part of the Myripristis murdjan chromosome 7, fMyrMur1.1, whole genome shotgun sequence genome and harbors:
- the tnnc2.2 gene encoding troponin C, skeletal muscle, with amino-acid sequence MTDAQQEARSYLSEEMLAEFKAAFDMFDTDGGGDISTKELGTVMRMLGQNPTREELDEIIEEVDEDGSGTIDFEEFLVMMVRLLKEDQAGKSEEELAECFRVFDKNADGYIDREEFALIIRSTGESITEDEIDELLKDGDKNADGMLDFDEFLKMMENVQ